The DNA segment AAACCGAGCGCTTTCGTTTCGCCGAACTGTCACGAACCGAACCGCGCTGTCAAAACGGTCAATGTTTACATCGCAATCCAATTGAAAACATACGAAATCTCGATAGTGACTCATCCGCAACCTTGCGGTCGTGAAACCctattaatttaataattaggCCACCTTTTCCTTGGGCTTTTGGCTGTTTGTGTGGTTTCTGCCGTACCTCTTCAAAGCACAGTTAAGAAAAGCCGTAAAAAAATGTCGGCCATGGAGAGTATCCTTTTCAAAGCGATCAATTGCATTCCTTCACTTGTCACTCGCATTCCATGTATCCAAAGAAGATCCGTGTGAATCAACCCTTGTTAAATATTGAACAGCGAATTGTTTCCTTAACCCATTCCCCCCCTACCCCATTCCGTAGAACACTTGTTTAATCTTAAATTTGCAGTGAAGGAGCTGGAGCGGAACGCGAAAAAGTGcgagaaggaagaaaaggcGGAAATACTGAAGACAAAGAAAGCGATCCAGAAGGGCAACACGGAGGTGGCCCGCATCCACGCCGAAAACGCGATCCGACAGAAGAGCCAATCGCTCAACTATCTGCGCATGAGTGCGCGGGTCGATGCGGTGGCCAGCCGGGTGCAGACCGCGCTCACCACCCGCAACGTGACGAACTCGATGGCGGGCGTGGTGAAGGCGATGGATGCGGCGATGAAGGGCATGAACCTGGAGAAGATTTCCGGCCTGATGGACAAGTTCGAGTCACAGTTCGAGGATCTGGACGTGCAGAGCTCGTACATGGAGAACACCATGTcgcagacgacgacgacggccgtGCCGCAGAACGACGTGGAGTCGCTGATGCAGCGAGTTGCGGACGAGGCTGGGTATGTTGAGATTGATTTGATGAGATTTTCCAACACCAAGGTTCGCTCTAATGTGCAATTTTCGTTTTACTACAGCCTTGAACTCAACATGGAACTTCCATCCGGACCGTCATCGATCGCAATCGGTGCCTCGACGCAAGCATCCACGGAACAGGATGAGCTCACCGCACGTCTGGCACGTTTGCGACAGGCCGAataaaagtgtcccacaaaaCGCTATCGTCTATGGCAAAACACTAATTACGGCatggtcacacacacacacacatacgcggtTGTTAATGTGGTTGGAAAATGTGCGAGAATTATGTTGCTTTATGGTTTACCAATGTatattttccttcccgttCCCGGTGGTCTTGAAACAGCTGCTGGTTTCTTAGATCAAAtcatcttttcttttttcgaaaCCCTGTTTAATCACGCTTTGAgtaattctctttaattattcgTTAAAATAAAGGAACAAATATTAAGACCCCATGGCGGTGAATAACGTGGCGGGGCGAATGGAATGTCAAATGCAGCACTTTCGCATTCGTGTTTCAAATATTCGAACATCCGTCATAGTTGGCTTTGAAGAACTTTACTCAGCTGCCTGTACGTCATCGCCGGTGGACAAATAGCTTAGCACGAGTTGCTGAATTGTTGCAgtaaatcaattagaaaatCGTGTGCTAAATGTGATTATAAAT comes from the Anopheles coluzzii chromosome 2, AcolN3, whole genome shotgun sequence genome and includes:
- the LOC120953009 gene encoding charged multivesicular body protein 1b-2, whose product is MSAMEKHLFNLKFAVKELERNAKKCEKEEKAEILKTKKAIQKGNTEVARIHAENAIRQKSQSLNYLRMSARVDAVASRVQTALTTRNVTNSMAGVVKAMDAAMKGMNLEKISGLMDKFESQFEDLDVQSSYMENTMSQTTTTAVPQNDVESLMQRVADEAGLELNMELPSGPSSIAIGASTQASTEQDELTARLARLRQAE